The following DNA comes from Candidatus Methylomirabilis sp..
GGTGGTGTCGGCCTTGCGCAAGCATCAGGTCTTCTCACAGGTAGCGGTCGCGTCCTTCGATCATCATGCGCTACTCAGACTGAAGGAACTAGAGCCCCGCCTTCGGACCGGGGCTTTGCTCGTGGGGCGACCGGTATCACTGCCAACGGTGGCCGGCCCCAGCAAAGCGGATGCCATGGCCCTCGAGTGCAGCCTTGTCACGAAGACAGAGGTCGATGCCTGCCGCGCCGCCGGGCTTCAGCTTGTTGTCTGGGTGGTGAATGCGCCTGCTCAGATGCGCTATTTTATCGATCTCGGGGTAGACGGGATCATCACCGACAGCCCGGACCTGTTGCATCAGGTCCTGAGCGAGCGGCGCGAGTCCCTTCCAGCCTGATGCGCCGAATGCGGGCGACCGCAATCTACAGGTAACCATGGCTATCGGTCCAGCGCCCATCGATCCAGACCGAACCTATTGGCCCTTTATGCTCTTGATCGTGGCGATTGTCGCCGTGATAGTCGCCGCGCTCCTGGCGTTAGTCGTGTGATTGCGGAGCCCGGAACGTGAAGCCGCAAAACACAACGCGCACCGGGCAACGACGAAGATTTTCCGGTTGCGAACCCGCGCTGCTTTACGATATGCTTTGAGGCTACGGATTGACGACAACCCTATCCTGAGTTTGTCGAAAGGTTCGTATGATCGTAGACGCCGCTGGCCGCTTCTGAGGGTCCTCAATAATTCCAATGCGGCATCAACTGCTAGTCAGAGGCTTCGTGTCGCGGGTGCAACCATCTCGCCAGCAGGAGAAGAGGTCACTGGAAGTTGAAGGAGTACGGAATGGCGGGCGCAGTGGCTGCCACGAACCAGGACCTTGACCGACCATGGTTCGCCCACTATGACCCGTGGGTTCCACCGCGCCTCGAGTACCCGGATATTCCGCTCCATCGCTTCCTCTCAGCCTCCGCCCGGCAGTACCCGGATCGGGACGCGATTATCTTCTATGGCAGGAGGCTCACGTATCGCGCCCTGGACGAGGCCGCCACACGGTTTGCTGCAGCCCTTGCAGACCGCGGGCTGGCGAAGGGCGACCGGGTCTCGCTCTTTCTCCCGAACTGCCCTCAGATGGTCATCGCCTACTACGGCACACTGCGCGCTGGAGGTCTCGCGGTCTCAACCAGCCCGCTCTACTCCACAAGGGAGCTTACACACCAACTGAACGACTCCGGCGCCGAGACCATCGTCGTGTTGTCGAAGCTCTACCCGCTCGTCAGGGAGGTCGCCTCACAGACCGGCCTGAAGCGGATCATCGTCACGAATATCAAAGAGTACTTCCCGCCTTTGCTCCGAATACTCTTTACCCTCCTGAAGGAGAAACGCCAGGGGCACCGACCTCACGTGGGACGAGGGCCTGGAACGGAGTGGTTCTCGGAGATGTTGACCTCCGCGCCCGCGGAGCCCCCCGCCACTACAGTCGGCCCTGATGACCCGGCGCTGCTGCAGTACACCGGCGGCACGACAGGATTGGCCAAGGGGGCCGTACTGACACACAGGAATCTGGTGGCCAACACAATGCAGATCGGCGCGTGGCTGGTAAAGCCTGTCCTGAGCTCAGTCGAAGGAGAGAACGGCGGACACGAGATCTTCCTGGGGGCGATCCCCTTTTTTCACATCTATGGGATGACGGTGGTAATGAATCTGTGCATCTCGCTGGGTCATACGATGGTGCTCTTGCCGCAATTCAAGGTACAGGAGGTCCTGGAGACGATCGCCAAGTACCGCCCCACCCTCTTCCCCGGTGTCCCGACGATGTACGTGGCCATCAATGATTACCAGGAGGTGGGCAGGTACGACCTCCGTTCGATCAAAGCCTGCTTGAGCGGGGCCGCGCCGTTACCGGTCGAGGTACAAACCAGGTTCGAGGCGCTCACCGGCGCTCGCCTTGTCGAGGGGTACGGCCTGACCGAGGCCGCGCCGGTCACGCACGCGAACCCGCTCTATGACAAGAGGAGGATCGGGACGATCGGTCTGCCGCTACCCGACACCGACGCCAGGATTGTCGATCTGCAGACCGGTGAGCGCACCCTGCCGCCAAAGGAGATCGGCGAGGTGGCGGTCAAGGGGCCCCAGGTAATGGCAGGCTATTGGAATCAGCCGAGCGAGACCGCCATGGTATTACGGAATGGATGGTTGTATACGGGCGATATCGGCTACATGGATGAGCAGGGCTACTTCACCATCGTCGACCGCAAAAAAGAGATGATTATCGCCGGCGGCTTTAACGTCTATCCCCGGGAGGTTGAAGAACCGCTGTATGAGCATCCACAGGTCAAAGAGGTGGTAGCGGTGGGCCTGCCTGACCCATACCGTGGGGAGACGGTGAAGGTCTATGTTGTCCTGAAAGAGGGGGAACGCGCCACCGAGCAGGAGATCATCGACTTTTGCAAGCAGAGGATGGCAAAACACAAGGTGCCCACCCTGGTGGAGTTCAGGCAGGAGCTACCGAAAACGCTTGTGGGTAAGGTGCTCCGACGCGCCTTGCGCGAAGAGGAGATAGCCAAGCGGACGTCGCAAGCCGCTTGAAACGCTTTGGGCGCCACAGATCGAAGTGAACCCTGGACAAGAGGCGAATGATCGCACACTGCTTGAGGCCTGATCGATGAGCATCCGGAAACTTCTCTCTTCTACAGTCCTCGCCTACCCGCGGACCGCACTGGTTCTGGCGGTGATCGTGACCATCCTGTCGGTCCAGGCAGCGATGCAGCGGTTGAGCTTCACCTCCACCCATGAGGCGCTGTCCTCCCTCAACGGGAGGGTGGGCCAGGTTCAAGAACAATATAACCAGGCGTTTGGCGACCCGGATAGGGCGGTCATCGTCATCGAGACCAAGAATCGGGAAGAGGCCAAGCGCTTTGCCGCCGCACTCGCCGGTCGGCTGAAGGCCCTGGCCCCGGATATCGAGGAGGTTCTTTACCGCTTCGACCTCAAGTCATTGGAGGACCGATTCCTCATGTACCTCTCCCCCGAGGAGTTGGCCGACCTGAAAAGTAAGCTCCAGGAGCATCGCTCGCTGCTGGACGAGTTGTCTATCGAGCCGGGCTTAAACCGCCTGTTCCAACTGATCCATCGGGAGATCAGTAAGGCGTTGGTCGGTCACCTGTTCACCGGCTTTCTGGACGAGCAAGAGGGTGAGGCCAAGCATCCCGTTGAACTGACCCCGCTGTTGAAGCTGCTCACGCAGTTGAACGCCTGGGCTTCCGCCCCACGGACCTACACGTCACCATGGAGTCAGTTCTTCGTCGAGGCCGACGAGGAAGGTGATCGGGAAGGGTACCTATGGTCCAAAGACAAGCGGTTCCTGTTCGTCCTGGCCACCGTGAAGGCGGACTCCAAGAGCTTGCTCAAATTCGAGCGGCCGATTAAGGGGATCCGCAACGAGATCCGGTTGCTGCAGTCACAGTATCCCGGAGTCCAAGCCGGCGTGACCGGGGGTCCGGCCCTCGAGCATGATGAGGTCACTGCCGCCCAGCGGGATTCCGGCCTGATGACCGCCATCTCACTCGGCGGCGTGGCCTTACTGACAGTGCTGGTCTTTCGCGGTGTGGCAAGACCCCTGATGGGGACCCTCGCGCTCGTTATGGGTGTCTGCTGGGCCTTCGGGTTTGCCGCCGTCACGGTGGGCCACCTGAATATGCTGTCGATGGTCTTGGCGCCGATGCTGATCGGGATCGGGATGGACTATGGAATCCACCTCCTGGCCCGGTATGAAGAGGAGCGAGGCGCGGGCCATTCCATCCAGCAGGCATTGGAGCGGGCCTTCGAAGGCGCCGGTCCCGGCATCCTCCACTCGGCCGTGACAACCTCTGTGGGTCTTTTTGCGCTCATCCTCACGGGAATTGGCGTATTGCAAGAGCTGGGTTTGATTACCGGGTGTGGCCTGCTGCTTACGCTGATCTCGACCTTCGTGGTCCTCCCACCACTCCTCATATTATGGGACAAGCGACCTGTCCTGAGTCATTCGACGGGATTCGCTACAGGCCCCGTCGAAGGACACCCCATTGAAGGGAAGGCAGGTATAGCCCACTGGCATATCCCGCACTTACCGAAACCTCCGGATTTTCTGGAATTCTGGTATCGCCGACCTCGAATGGTCCTTGCGTTATCAGCCGTCGGCACACTGGCCGCCCTGTACGCGATGAGCGGTCTGGAATTCGACGGCAACGTCCTCCGCCTTCAAGCGGAAGGAACCGAGTCGGTGACCTGGGAACTGAAGATCATCAGGAACTCTGAGCGCTCGACCTCCTACGGCGTCATCCTGGCCAAAAGCCTCGAAGAGGTGCGAACGAAGACCAAGGCGATCGAGGCCTTGCCTTCAGTGAGCAAGGTCGAGAGCCTCGCGTCGGTCATACCGGAGGATCAGGAACGGAAGCTCGGGCTGGTTCATGAACTGAGACCTATGCTGGTTGGGGTGAACCTCGCGCAACTGCCCACACCGGCGCCGGTCGATCTCGATGAGCTGCTGAGTACGCTGCAGCGGATCAAGGCAAAGATGCTGACGGCTGATGACGCCAAGAAATGGACTGGAAAGGATGCGCCGCCCCTGAAAATGATGACGCAGGCAAGAAGCCTGATCGGTCAATTCGAGCGACTGCTCCAGCAGCGCGACCATGAAGAGATCCGCCAGCGACTTTCTATCCTTCAGACTAAACTGTTTCAGGATTTCCATGACAAGGTAGCGCTCCTCGCCAGAGCCATGACTTCAGGTCCGGTCCGGCTCGATGATCTGCCGAGCGATCTGAAAAAGCAGTTCGTAGGGCGGGATGGTTCGTATCTGCTCCGCGTGTACCCACGAGGCGACCCGTGGGAGCTTGCCTCGCAGACGACATTCGTCAATGACCTGAGAAAGGTTGATCCTGACGTCGTCGGCGACCCGGTGAAGGGGTACGAAGTCATCACCGCGATGAAACGAGGGTACCAGCAGGTGGCAATCTATGCCTTGATCGGGGTGGCTGCGCTGTTTTTGCTGAACCTGCGCGACCTGCGCTATTTCCTTCTGGCCAAGGTCCCGCTGCTGGTTGGGGCTGTCTGGACCGCTGGTCTGATGCATCTCTTTCAGTTGAAGTTCAATCTGGCCAACCTGATTATTATCCCGCTGATCGTGGCGCCTGGGGTGGAGAACGGTCTGATGATCATCCACCGCTTTCGGGAGGAGGCGGAATCCGCCGTGCTGCCGCGGAGCATCGGGAAGGGTGTGGCGCTCTCATCTCTGACGACCATGGTCGGCTTCGGCAGTTTGATGATTGCCCATCACCGCGGCGCATCCAGCATCGGTCTCCTGGTGACGCTGGGCGTCGGGGCTGTTCTGGTCGTCTCTGTGATCGTGTTGCCGGCTCTCCTCACCGTTGTTGCAAGGCGGTTATCAAAAGCGGTCCCGAGTTCCGTGATCCAGGTTGATAGCCCCCCTGGGCATATTGAACCGGGTACTCGGAACATAGAACAGGAAACGGTACTCAACACAAAGGAGAAGTGACATGTCAGGTGCGATGAGGTTGACTGTGCGAACAGGAGTAGTAAGCGGAGTCATAACCCTGATGTGGCTGGTCGTTGCGGCGTCCGCCTTTGCGAGCGAAACAACCGATCAGGTCAAGACCGAACTGGATCACCTTACGGGGATCGTGAAGGACCCGGCCTTACAGGAGAAGGCAAAGGAAGAGGCGCGGAAGTCGATGGTCAAAGAGCGGATCGTACGCTGGTTCGACCTGCAGGAGATGGCGCGCCGTTCTCTGGCCGGCTACTGGGCGAAGCGATCCGGACAGGAGCGAAAGGATTTCGTTGAGCTGTTCGGGGACCTGTTCGTCGAGTCCTATACGACGTTAGTGGTCGATCATCTCGGCGACCAGCGGGTTGCCTTTCTCTCGGAGAAGACCGATGACCGAGACGCCATCGTCAGGACCAAGTTCCTCTCGAAACGGAATGAGCCGACCTTTGTTGACTTCGCCCTCCTTCGTCGAGGCAACGCTTGGATTCCCTACGATGTGGTGATCGACGAGGTGAGCATCGTGGGGAATTACCGAATCCAGTTCGATAAGATCATCCGAGACCAGTCGTACGAAGCCCTCGTCAAGAAGATGCGTCTCAAGCGGGAGGCGGAGGGGTTAGGAACAACGGCAAAGAAGTAGCCGCGCTGCCCTTTCGACGGGGCCTGTGGTGAGTCATGTCGAACCACTCAGGGCAGGCCCTTCGACACAGCTCAGGGCAGGCTTACGCCCCGCCCATGCCGGCTCGATAGGCATCCCCGGATTCGTAATAATCAAGCCCGGAGTGGTCAAGCACCTCTTCCCCAACCAGGATGCGCAAGGTGTTTGTCAGCTTCAGATGCTGGATGAACAGGTCGTGTTCCGGCTTCAGGTCCGCTCGGGCCATCGGGGACTTGAAGTAGAACGAAAGCCACTCCTGAATGCCCGACAATCCGGCCCGTTGGGCCAGGTCCAGAAACAGCGTGAGGTCGAGCGCCACCGGCGCTGCCAGGATGGAATCCCGACAGAGAAAATTAATCTTGATCTGCATCGGCTGACCGACCCAGCCGAAAATGTCGATGTTATCCCACCCCTCCTTGGCATCGCCCCGTGGCGGATAATACTCAATTCGGACCTTATGGAAGACCTGGCCATACAGCTCCGGGTAGAGCTCCGGCTGCAGGATCGCGCCCAGGACCGAGCCCTTACTGACCTCTTTCGTTCTGAACGATCCCTGATCATCCAACACTTCGCCATCCCGGTTGCCCAGGATGTTGGTGGAAAACCAGCCGGTCACCCCCAGCATCTTGGCCTTCAGTCCTGGCGCGACGACGGTCTTCAGAAAGGTCTGGCCGGTCTTAAAGTCCTTCCCGGCGATCGGAACGCGCTTTTTGCTGGCGTACTCTACCAACGCCGGGATATCCACAGCAAGATTGGGTGAGCCATTCGCAAAGGGCACGCCGGCCGAGATAGCAGCATAGGCATAGATCATACACGGGGAGATTTCCGGGGCGTTCGCCTTCAGACCGGCCTCAAAGGCCTCGATCGTCTCATGTACGGGAGCCGGCTGTGTGAAGACCTCCGTTGATCCACACCAGATCATCACGGCCCGCGCGACCCCCTCCTTCCGGCGGAATGCCTCGATGTCCTCAATCAGCATGTCCGCCAGGTGCTTCTTGCTCGGGCCGGATTTGAGGTGCGGTCCAGACAACCTCCGGACATAGGCCTGCTCAAAGACCGCCGGCCACGGCCTGACAGATTCCAATTGGCCTTTGACCTGGTCCAGCAACTCCCTGGGTAGAACCCCGGCATGGCACGCGGTCTGATAGGCGTTCTCGGGGAAGATGTCCCAGCCACCGAAGACCAGATCGTTGAGATCGGCAAGTGGGACCACCTCCTTGATCAGGGCGAACCGGGGGTGAGTCCGCTTGCCCAGGCGCATCCGCTGCATCTGCGTAAGAGAACCGTGCGGTTGGGCAAGCCCTTTATTGATCAGATGGACGCCTGCGATCAGGGTCGTGGCCACCGCCCCCAACCCCGGGAGCAGCACCCCGAACGGACCGGTGGCCGGCTTGATCGTCCTGGTCAGTTCCGGATAAAAAGAACTCTTGTCGCTCATGCTGTTACCCTTTCCCTGTGTGAGGTCCACAGTAATACGAAGAAAAAGATCGGCGCGCCGAAGGCGGCCAGAACCAAAAACCATTGAGCCTTCCCGAAGGCTGAGAGAATAACAACGAGATAGATGAAATCCCGCCTTGTGAGGGAATCGGCAAGGGCAGTAAGGCGAGATGGGGCCTCGGAGGTGGTGATGGAGGTAAACAGCGGCCCCTCGGCGGTCTTATTCCGCATGGTCTGTCGGTAGACAAAACCGGCCGACAGGAGGGTTCCGATCACCGCGGAGGTCGCGAAGGCCAAAGGGAAGGGAGCCTTAATAGCCATCTGCCATCCCAGACCGATACACATAAAGACCGCCGAGTGTACAACATTATCCCCCCAAAAGTCCAGGATGCCGCCCAAACGGGATTCCAGATACTTGAGCCTGGCGATCTCTCCATCGCAGCCGTCCAGGATCGAATGCAGGAGAAACAGGAGCGCGCCAGTCAGTTGATACGCGGGCGTGAACGAGAGAAAGAATAGGGCCCCCAGTAGACCTATCGCCACGCTCACGGCCGTCATCTGGTTCGGGGTGATGTCCGTGCGCACGAGGCGCCGGGTGACCGCCAGTGAGATCTTCCGCTCGAAATGCCTCGACATGAAACCTTCCGTGTCCTTGATCAGGCCCCGCAGAAGCCACCACTCGGCGTGACGAAGGTCCGCCTGATTCGAGATCCGGACCCAGTCCCCCCCACCTATGAGGGTGCCCGCTTTTTGGTAGGTCCGCTCCAGTGCGGAGAACAGCGACAGATCATCGTGAGCGCGCCCAACCATCGACAGAAAGGCAGGGGGATCAGCCGTCTCAACGACAGCGATTCCGTCTGTGGGGATATGCATCGTCTCAGCGCGTAACGGCATCCCGGTCAGATGCGTGAGCAGCGAAGGGCGTGGGAGGAGGTTCCCGGCAAGCACCAGGATGCGGTTGGAGTACGAATGTTCGGTGAGCTTATCCGGAGAAAGCAGCACCGCCCGCGTTCCTGTCAACAGCCTCGTGAGCCCGGGCCGGCCGGTATCCACTACCAGGATCTCGTGGCAGCCCACGCGGGAGGCGGCCATCACAATGCGGCGAAGCAACGGGATCCCGGCCACAACGGTGTCCGGGGGGATCTCTCCTGAGCCTTTCGTCATCATGATCAGGACCGTGGCTCCCTTCATGACTATCTGAAAAAGCAATCAGTCATCAGCCCTTCAGTTGACCGCTGACGGCTAAATGCTGACCTCCTCCGGTGTGCGATTCCTTGGCGAGGTGCAAAAGCTGCGCGCAGAGTGAAGCCGTGGCAAGGTTCTCTCCATTCCGCTCAGTATCTGAAATCTCCCGCAGAAAATCGTTTCTGACGTGACTGAACCAATCCGGATGGTGGGAGCCCTGCGAGAGCGGCTGCTCGAATGTCCAGCGCTGCTCGCCCCCTTCACTTTGCAGAATCAGGGCGCCGTCCTCTAATCGGATGACTCCACGGGTCCCCTCGATCACGGCGCTGTTGTCCCGTGAAGACGCGGCCCACGTCAGAAAGATATCGGCCACTGCCTCCGGAAAGTTCAACTGAACGGTGGCGGTATCCTCAACGGGCCATTCCGGATGGGCTCGCTTCTCGAGGGAGGCAGCGATCGTTTTCGGGTCGGTACCAAGCCAGCGTAATATGATGTACAGGGCGTGCCACCCATGGTCCAACAGGATGCCGCCCCCTGCCATAGTCGGATCGAGCCGCCAGTTGCCGGGTACTGCCCCCTCAGTGGAGTCCAGGACGAGCCCAACCGCGACCGATGGTTCGCGACGGAGCACCTGCCAGCGTATGTGCCGTACTGTCCCGATCTGCCCCGTTATGATCAGGTCTGTCGCTTTCAGGATGATCGGCGCATACAGCCAGTTATGGACGGTATGCAGGACCCGCCCGCTTTCTGCCTGCGCATGCCTCACCAGTCGCAACTCATCGGGAGAGAGGACGAGGGGCTTCTCGCACAACACATGGAGTCCACGACGAAGGGCCATCAGGGTAAGGGATGCGTGGGTTCCCGGAGGTGTGCAGATATCGAGAAAGTCGAGAGGTTCGGAGGCAAGCAGCGCTTCGACCCCGGTGTACAATCCGGCTCTTGGAAGACGCTGCCGGGCCTCGACAAGCCTGGGCTCAAGGGCATCAGCGGCGGCAACGATCCGGGCGCGCTCGCATCCTTCCCATCCGGGCAGATGCCCATTCACCGCCACATTCCCCAGGCCGATGATGGCGCCTCTCAACATAGCATTGTAGGCTGAAGGCTAAAGACTGAAGGCTTAAAGCACACTACAAGTCTTCAGTCTATCTACCTTCAGCCTATTCCCCTTTGTACCCTGTCTTTTCTAATTCGGCAAAGGCCTCGTCAAGAATGTCGAGGCCTTCTAATGCCTGGTCCTCGGTAATAACCAGCGGCGGGTTGATCCGGATGTTGTAGGAATAGCACATGGCAAGCAATCCCCTTCGGAGGCAGGCCTGAAACAGTCTTTGCGTGATTGGCTTTGACAGCGGTTCCTTGGTCTGTCTATCCTTGACCAGTTCCACCCCCAGCAAGAGCCCTCTGCCCCGTACATCACCTACAAACGGGTATTTCTCCTTCATCGCTTCCAGCCGCTTCAGCATGACCGCGCCGACGCGCTTGGCATTCGCCACAAGCTGATCCTTTCGAATCACCTCGAGGGTAGCCAGCCCCGCTGTTGCGGCGAGCGGATTACCTCCATAGCTTGATGAGCTTCCGCTCGGATTGCCAAAGGGCTTGCTCGCCATCAGTTTTTGCGTCGAGATCACCCCGCTGACCGGGAACCCCCCGCCCATTCCCTTGCCGACTGTCATCACGTCCGGCAGAATCGGCTCGTGGTCGCACCCCCACATCGATCCTGTGCGTCCGAAGCCTGTGAGCATCTCGTCGGCGATCAGCAGGGCGTCGCACTCCTTCGCTATTGCCTGCACCGCGCTCAAGAATCCCTGGGGCGGAATCACATTCCCTGCGGTCCCCTGGATCGGTTCCACGATGATCGCGGCGATCTCGCCCTGCGTCTGATACCGGATCACCTGACGCAAGGAATCCGCACAGGCAATACCGCAGTCGGGATAACGGAGCTTCAAAGGACAGCGATAACAGTTCGCGTATGGGGCGCTGTAGAGGCCAGGCATGAAAGGTCCCAACTGCTTCTTAAAATCATCCCCCAACAGCCCAAGAACCCCGCCGGTCTTGCCATGGAACCCGCCCCAGAAGCCGACAAACTCGAACCTCTTCGTCGCCGACTTGGCGAGTCTGAAGGCAGCCTCGACCGCCTCCGCCCCACTAGAATACATCTGGATCCGCTTGAGTCCTTTCGGCGTGACCGATGCCAACAACGCTAGGAACCGGGCCCGGTTCTCGGTGACGAAGCTGCCGAACGTCAGCCGCTCAATCTGGGCCTGCATCGCCTCGACGTAGTGCGGATGCGTATGTCCGATGCTCCCCACACCGATCCCGGCCATGAAATCGAGGTACCGGTTGCCGTCCTCATCGATCAGTGTGCACCCTTGACCGCCGGCCATCGCCAGCCCGGAATACAACGCGATCGACTGCAAGCCCGGCGCCATGTGGCGCGCCTCACGGGCGAAGATCGCCTTCGACCGTTTTCCAGGAATGTTTCGTTTCATGGAAGCGCCTCCTGTGTGAGGCGATGCAGCAGCCATCCGGCAATCTGGGCAGCAGCCTCCTCGCGAAATAACGCAAACGAAGGCCAGGCATTAAGATCGATGAGGATGATCTCCCCGTGAGAAGTGACGATGGCATCGCCTCCGTACACCTCAAGGCCGAGGGCGGAAGCCGCCCGCTGGGTGAGGGTCTGTAACGTCTCCTCAGAAAAGGGATACCGAGCCAGATCCTGATCCCGGTGATAGAACCACCTGAACCACGCATCTTTTCGGTTGCCTGCGAGTGGCTTCCCTATCCCGTAGAATTTAAGCAAATCCCCAGGAATGTGCTGCTGCAGCACCACGCGGGGGATTCCCCTGTCGTGGAGGGCTGCCAGAGTCTTCCGGAGATCCTCCGGAGATGGTGTGCGCTCGACATCCCCGGATTGGGTATTGTGAACGTCGGCTCGCTTGACCCAGATTGGGAAAGGGCCTGTCGGAAGCTGTGACGCAGGACGACCATGATCGGACGAGTTGCTCGAGATGATCTGGCTCCTGGGGATTGGAATCGCTGAGGCCGCAAGAAGCGGGATCATTCGATCCCGATAGGTGTTCATCACAGCCTGCGGAGAATTGACATGCGGGATGCCTTGCATCTCCATCGGTTCAAGCAAGCCGAGGGCTTCGATCCGCTCGCACATCAAAAACACGAGCGACGGCCAGGGGGTATCGGCCACAGAAAGCTCCTCCGGCGTCTTGAGCTGTACCTGGTAGCCGGCCGCTTCGACATGTTTGGCTACGAGCCTCAGGATCTCAGTATCATCAAACTCCCGGCCCGGCGAGTGCTGCTGCTCACGATAAATTCCCCACAGGTGTGGCATCATCAGGAACTGCCTCCGCTTTTAAAGCAGGGTTTGGGGGGTAGGGGTTGGGGTTTCGGGAAAAGCCGGTAATTGTGCGTAATCCCCATACCCCATACCCTAAACCCTATACCCTGTCTTTTCATGTTCTTGTACAAGGGTTTCGGCCAGGTGAAGATCCTCTGCACGATCGACGTCAATGACCTGGTCAATGCCTACCCCATAGATCGGAACCCTGCGGTCAACCATCCAGAATAGGAAGTCGCGAAGCCGGTCGAGTGTAGATGGGTGAGGGGCTTGGGCAAAGATTGAGCCAGATACAAGGTAGAGTCCAGCGGTCACGACGTCACCCGAATCGCCCCCTATTCCCGTCACCCGCCCTGACGGATCGAGGGTCACCCAGAGCGGCTTCTCGTCGGCTACGAACGGCGTCACGGCCAAGACGACGGAAGCCTGACGGCAACGCCGGGCCTCATCGACGAACCGGCGAAACGCCGGTTCCGGGCAGATCCAGTCCACGGTAGACATGAGGGTGAGGCCCGGACCCGATCGCCCACCGATTTCCCAGAAGCTTTCGTACGATGAGCGTGTGGTTTTTACGATGCATCGGATGTCGAGGTCCGGAAAACGCTCCCGGATGAACGTGGCACACTCCCGGTTGTCCTCGTTGAAGATGATCCGTAGCTGTGTGATGCCGACCTTTACAAAATTGTTCACCACCCGCTCGATCAGCGGGACGCCTGCAACCGGCACCATCGGCTTCGGTATCCCCAAGCCGTCCCGTTTCAACCGGGAACCTTCCCCGGCCGCAATAATACCTCCCGTCAGGGCCTGTCCTGAGCCGGGTCGAAGGGTTGTGGGCGCACTCACAGGAGCGCCTCCCGAAGATCTGTCAAGGACCTTATCGTGGGGTCATCCGGGCAACAGGGCGCGAGAGGGCCGGAGTGGTCTGAAACCAGCCAGATATGGGGCATCCCGAGACGCTTTGCCCCCTCCATGTCACGAGGCAATGAGTCTCCGACGAATACCGCCTCTCGTGGGTCGAGTTGCAACTGCGTCAGCGCGATCTGAAAGATCCGGGGGTCCGGCTTGATGAACCCGACGCACGCCGAATCAACCAACACACTCATGAGCGGGGCAAGTCCACTCTCGAGGCAAACGCGTTCGAGGTTGCCATAGAAGTTCGAGATGATGCCGAGCCGGAATCGTGCTGACAACTCTTGCAGGATCGCAAGGTTAGAACGAATCTTGTCTAATGAGTCCTGGAGAAACCGGTCACACAGACGCGACGCCAACCCTGAATCGGCCACATCCAGCGCTTCCAGTACACCCGTGATCTGGAGCAGGAGGCTCTCTCTGAACGAGCAGCTCGAGAGCCTCCTGGCCACCAGCGCATCATCGCCGACATAATAAGCTCGCTCGTATCGATCCCAGTCTACCTCTACGTGCTCGGCCAGATAGAGTGGATAGAATCTGTCTTTCCAGGTGATCCCATCGGCATCAAGGGTTCCCCCAAAATCGAAGAGAACAGCTTTCGGAGGCTCTACGCACCTCCAGCTTGAGGCGATCGTCTGTGACTCTGCAGCCATCAACCGGTAACCTCCCCGGGCGCTCCGACGATTCCCGTCTTCATCGCGAGCAGGATGAGCAGACCGGGGATTGCC
Coding sequences within:
- a CDS encoding HAD family hydrolase, with protein sequence MAAESQTIASSWRCVEPPKAVLFDFGGTLDADGITWKDRFYPLYLAEHVEVDWDRYERAYYVGDDALVARRLSSCSFRESLLLQITGVLEALDVADSGLASRLCDRFLQDSLDKIRSNLAILQELSARFRLGIISNFYGNLERVCLESGLAPLMSVLVDSACVGFIKPDPRIFQIALTQLQLDPREAVFVGDSLPRDMEGAKRLGMPHIWLVSDHSGPLAPCCPDDPTIRSLTDLREALL